Within the Catalinimonas niigatensis genome, the region ACAGATGAGTGATACTAAATGATAGATATTTAAGCAGCAAAGATAAAGGCTTGAGTAAGCCATACGTTGTTCACAGAAAAAAAGAAATGATACGCTTTCTATAAATAGCCCCGACAGGAATCGAACCTGTATCTAAAGTTTAGGAAACTTCTATTCTATCCATTGAACTACGGGGCCATAAAATATTCTGCGAAAGTAGTGCTTTCCAATGCGTTTTTCAAATTCTCCTTGGCAATTTTGCTAAAAGATCAGGCGCTTTCCTGTTTGTTTTTTTCTGCAATGAGTCTTAAACCTTCCAGCGTAAGCCAGGGATCTAGTGCATCAAATTGATCGGTCAGGGGTGCAATGACTTCTGCTAACCCTCCGGTGGCAATGACCTTAACAGGTTCACCCAATTCTCCTTTAATTTTTTTGATCAATGATTCTACCAAGCCTACATATCCCAATACCACTCCTGATTGTATCGCATGGATGGTATTTTTGCCAATCACTGAAGGAGGTGCTTCCAACTGTACAAAAGGCAATTGGGCGGTATTGGAAGAAAGGGCTTTCATAGCAGACTTAATACCAGGAGCGATGGAAGCACCCAGCAGCACCCCCGTTTTTCCAACGACAGTAATGGACAGAGCCGTTCCAAAATCTACAACAATACAGTTGTCTTGGTATTTAACATATCCTGCTACCGCATTGGTCAGTAGATCAGAGCCGATTTCCAGCGGATTGTCAATTTTCACCGATATTCCGGTATCAGTTTTAGCATTTATCAGTAAAGGCTCTACGCCAAACATATTGCGGACCATATGCAGGAAAGTTGGGCTAAGCGGCGGAACCACACTGCTGATGACTACTTGCTTTATGTGCTCAAGACTGTAGTCATGATTGGAAATCAGGGAGCGGAACAAGACTTGATACTCATCTGAAGTTTTGTCAGCCACTGTATTTAATCGCCAGCGATGTTGCCAGCCAGCACCATAGATTCCAAAAGCAATATTTGAGTTACCGATGTCAATTGCTAATAACATAAAGCAAAGCTTAGATGAACAATGCTCAATATGGTATGTTCCCCTTATAAATCAAAAAATTAATATAATGCTGATAGAAGAAAATCATATTGTTACGATGAGTTATGAGCTAAGGGATGGTGATGCCTCAGGAAACCTGATGGAAGTAATGGATATTGCTTACCCTTTTATATTCTTTTATAAATCAGAGGGTATGTTGAATGACTTTCAGGAAAATTTGAGAGGACTGGCTTCCGGGGAAACATTTGAATTTGTCTTGTCTGAAGAGCAGGCTTACGGTTCTCATAAAAATGCGAACATAGCTACTATTCCTATTGAACGTTTTGTAGTAGATAATGAGATGTCAGACTCCATTCGGGATGTAGGCGAATATGTGGCAGTGACTGATGAGCAGGGACATACGCAAAATGGAAAAGTAGTTGAGAAAACCGCTACTCACCTCAGAGTAGATCTTAACCATGCCATGGCGGGGAAAAATCTTCATTTTAAAGGTAGAATACTGAACATTCGGAAAGCTACTGCTGATGAAGTGATTCAAAAAAGATACATCATGTCCGATGGAATCCGATTTTAGATGAATGTTTTTACCTTTGTGCA harbors:
- a CDS encoding type III pantothenate kinase translates to MLLAIDIGNSNIAFGIYGAGWQHRWRLNTVADKTSDEYQVLFRSLISNHDYSLEHIKQVVISSVVPPLSPTFLHMVRNMFGVEPLLINAKTDTGISVKIDNPLEIGSDLLTNAVAGYVKYQDNCIVVDFGTALSITVVGKTGVLLGASIAPGIKSAMKALSSNTAQLPFVQLEAPPSVIGKNTIHAIQSGVVLGYVGLVESLIKKIKGELGEPVKVIATGGLAEVIAPLTDQFDALDPWLTLEGLRLIAEKNKQESA
- a CDS encoding FKBP-type peptidyl-prolyl cis-trans isomerase is translated as MLIEENHIVTMSYELRDGDASGNLMEVMDIAYPFIFFYKSEGMLNDFQENLRGLASGETFEFVLSEEQAYGSHKNANIATIPIERFVVDNEMSDSIRDVGEYVAVTDEQGHTQNGKVVEKTATHLRVDLNHAMAGKNLHFKGRILNIRKATADEVIQKRYIMSDGIRF